Proteins encoded in a region of the Leifsonia sp. PS1209 genome:
- a CDS encoding helix-turn-helix transcriptional regulator: MVKPTRVTNSIRSLRFAADEMTQAELAERVGVTRQTVIAIEQGRYSPSLEMAFQIARVFGVPLDDVFQYPEG; this comes from the coding sequence ATGGTGAAGCCCACCAGGGTGACCAACAGCATCCGGTCGTTACGGTTCGCGGCGGACGAGATGACGCAGGCCGAGCTGGCCGAGCGGGTCGGAGTGACCAGGCAGACGGTCATCGCCATCGAGCAGGGCCGGTACTCGCCATCGCTCGAAATGGCGTTCCAGATCGCGCGCGTATTCGGGGTGCCGCTCGACGACGTGTTCCAGTACCCCGAAGGCTGA